Within the Candidatus Saccharibacteria bacterium oral taxon 488 genome, the region TTGTATAGTGTTACATCGCTACCTCCATAATTAACGACGGTGCCAGTCTGTTTGACCCACGCCGTGATTTCATTATTACCGCCGCCTGGGCCACCACCACGACCATGTGAGCTGATGGCGTAATAGTTGACCTTGCCGGCCTTCACTAATTGCTTAAATTGCTCCAGCGTCAGCGGTGTATCGCTACCGTTAAATCCACCGACCGCCATCACCGGCTGGCCGCTGGTCAGCTGAATCGCCGCCGACTCGTTGGCGCTAGCTACTGCTACCAGCCAGGTTGCGCCATGTTGATGCCGCAAAAGATACTGCACCAATTGACTGTCCGCCTGTGATGTTTCATTATTACTACCCTGCATCGCCGTCGAACTCGGCCCGGCCGTCGGGATGCTACCAGTGTGTGCGACGTTGACTGTCGCTAGGGTATAGACCGTCGGAGCGAGCGTGCAGGCAGCTAGGGCAGTGATGATTGCTAAGTTTTGCAGCCACCGCCGCGGTGTGTAAAGGTTGATTAATAATCCAATCATCCCCACAATACCCAATAGCCCAACCGTCCACATCAGCCACGTCATCGTCCCAGCGTAACCGAGGATAATCACCGCAATTATTGCCGTCATACCGACCAGCACCGGCAGGAGCCACGCATATGGTTTGCGCCTGACATAGGCGCCCCACAGAAACGGCAGACTGATACCGACGAGTGCCGCCACCGCTGGCGCCATTACCACTACGTAGTACGGATGAATCACGCCGCTGGTCATGCTGAAAATCACGACGTGAATCAGCAGCCACAGCATCCAGAACATTACTGCTGCCCGACCACGATTCGTCCGGGGTGTTTTGCGTAGAATCCACAGTAATAATCCACCGCCCGCCAGGGCTAGGACTAGCAACCAAGCAATATTTGGCCCAAAATCATTGTTAAAGATCCTGAAAATTCCCGTCTGCCCACCGAAACCCGTACCACCTGGGCCATGTCCGCCACCGGGGCCACCCGGGCCGCCGCCCATGCCGATGCCGTCTGTTGCAGTTTGCGCGGCGATAGTTTGCGACGCTACGTTTGTACCGCTACCCGCCGTGTTCATCGCGGTACCGCCCATGCCACCACTTGGTGGCGTACCACCTGGGCCACCGCCTCCACCACGCCCGCCAAGCAGTCGACCAAAGCCGTTATAGCCAAATATTAAACTCCAAATGTTGTTATCATTGGTGCTGCCCACCCACGGCCGACTACCAGCTGGTGTCAGCCAAACCAACACACTCCACCACAGCGTCGACATCATGGCGATGACGCCGGCAAACATCACGTGTAGAAACCGCGTGACGATCGGCGGCTTGGCAAACACCACATAGACTAGCACCATCGCCGGTAGCACCATCAACCCTTGCAGCATCTTGGTATTAAACGCCAGTCCCGTGAATAACCCCGCCAGACCCAGCCACAACAGTGGTCGTTTACCTTCCAGCGAGCGTAAAAATGCGTAGCCACTGGCAGTCAGCATCAGTGTCAAAATCGCATCAGGATTATTAAAGCCAAACATCAGCGCCGCCACTGGTGTCAGCATCAGCGTTGCTCCAGCAATCACGGCACTGGTGAAACCAAACTGCCGCTTCACCGCCGCATAGACTAGCCACACTGAACCAACGCCCGCTAGCACACTTGGCAGCAACATCGAAAAGCTTGAAAAGCCAAACAACCGCGCGCTCAGCCCCATCACCATCGTCGCCAGTGGAGGCTTATCAACCGATACATAATTGGCCGCGTCCAGACCGCCAAATAACCACGCCGTCCAATCCCGGCTGGCCGCCTGCACCGCCGCTGCATAGTAACTATTCGCCATGCCATTATGGAGCGCGCCAAACAAATACAGCGCACCAGTCAGCGCCAACAGCACCGGTAGTGTCCACTTCTCCAACCATGATCGTTTGTCCAGTTCCCTGTTGACGCGGTACAGTCCTTTCAGATCATCGACAGCCGTTTTCACAATTTTCACGCGGCTATCCGTATCTTCAATCCAGGTGACTGGTTGCTCGTGAATCGGCACACCGGCTCGCTCGGTTTTGATCAGCAATTCGGTGTCAAAAAACCATTCATTGTCTTTGATTTTCGGCAAGAATTTTGCAGCGACATCCCGGCGGATCGCCTTGAAACCACACTGCGCATCGCTAAACTTAGTACCTGACGTCCATTTGATAATATTGTTATAGCACCGCGAGATGAACTCCCGCTTCACACCACGACTGGTTCTAGAATCTTTCATCAGCCGCGAACCAATCGCTACACCAGCTTCGCCCGCCACTAGCGGCTGAATCATCGGCAGAAAATCATCCAAGCTGGTCGACAGATCAACGTCCATATAGGTCAAGATGTCGGCTGGGCTATTCTGCCAGACTTGTTTGAGCGCTCGCCCCCGACCACGCTCCACCAGACTTACTACCCGCACCGATTGGTGCTTTTTTGCTAAGTTATTGGCAATTTCCAGGGTCTTGTCCTGGCTGCCGTTATCCGCGATGGTGATTTGGTAGCGATACGGCAAGTGTTTCGCCATATATTCATCAAGCGTCGTGATACTTTTTTGAAGAATCTTCTCCTCATTCAACACCGGCACGACGATGTCAATGAGCGGACGGGCAATTGCCCGAAACGACGGCTGGTTCTGAGCGGCGAAGTGCCGCGACCGAGCCAGTGGTTGGGATATGGTTGCTGCTTTCGTATTCATGCAAGCAACTATAACCAAGGGGTCTGTAATTTTGCTTTAGGCGTCTATGAACAACTTATCCAGCACCGCCTCGATCAAAAACTGCATCATTTCTGGGCTGACTTTACCCGACGTATCTTTGATGGTCAATACAGTAAATAATTCACTAAGTAATTGATCGGTAGCGACCGGCCTCAACTGACCACTGGCACGCCACTCCGACACTTTTTCAGCAAGAGATTCACCCAGAAAACAACCGGATAGCTTCGACTGAGTTTCTAGATGTGTCCTACGCAATACTTCACCTGGAACTTGGCTATACCATTCGGCAAGGATTTTATTATGCCGGATAGCTTCTATATTCGCCCGAATATATTGCTGTAGAGCAGGCTTAGGATGTGACCAATCGATTGCCGCGACAATTTTCTGCTTTGAACTGGTATTCTCTGTTTCGTATACCGCTTGAAACAGCTCCAGCTTCGACGGATACAGTGCATACACGCTACCGACCGCTATGCCAGCTCGTTTCGCAATATCAGCTATCGATGTTGCTTTATAGCCGTGACGCAAAAATATACACCGTGCTGCCTTGAGTAGTCCAGCCCGACTACTAGTCGCCATAGCTACTTTAATCCTCCGATGACTGGTAGTTTCTGCAAAATTGATCGACCATGCCCCGACTTCACAAACTTATCAGTGGCGTCAGCTCCTGCTCGAACACCGTGATGCTGACCGTTTTTCCATGATTGAATACTCGACAAATCATAAACAACACCATTCACTGCCACATATGGTTTATTATCACCCTGTCCGTTAAACTTGGCTAATTCTTCATATGATATTTTGTTGGTATCAATCAACCGCTGCTCCTCAGTAGTAAAGGTACGCTCTAACTTGCTACGATTATTTGCATCGGAGCTTGCCGGCAACAATTTAATAGCGACATAGCTAATGATAATAACACCAGCAACAATGAGCGATATAAGCAATGGTTTATTCATAATATACCTTTCATTATAACAGTTTTGTGGTTATCCAGGCAGCTAGCCCAAACACGACAACAGCACTGATTAATTTGATCGGCAAATCCATATCCATCCCCCACGTATATACAACCGCCGCCAGCGCAGATAGCCAAACTGCCGTCACCTTACCGTAAGTTGGTATTTCTGATATAACACAAATGCCAATCGTTGCTAGGATGATACCACTAAGTAAAAACGACATAAAGTCACTATTCATTGGGTTAATTGTATGCGTTTCTATAATACCCAGTCCAGCTGTAATAATTCCGATAATGATGAGACAAATTCCTAAAATTGTCATAGTAGTTCCTTTCCATTTTATCTTATTTGAATGAATATTTTTTATATTCATTCAAATTATAGCATACCGTATCTCTATAGGACAATACTTTTAGCATTCGGAGTCCGCCGATCGGAGGAGATTTTTACAGGAACAGTCCTTATGATCTACATATATGATGGCAAAGAAAAAACACC harbors:
- a CDS encoding TetR/AcrR family transcriptional regulator; this encodes MATSSRAGLLKAARCIFLRHGYKATSIADIAKRAGIAVGSVYALYPSKLELFQAVYETENTSSKQKIVAAIDWSHPKPALQQYIRANIEAIRHNKILAEWYSQVPGEVLRRTHLETQSKLSGCFLGESLAEKVSEWRASGQLRPVATDQLLSELFTVLTIKDTSGKVSPEMMQFLIEAVLDKLFIDA
- a CDS encoding glycosyltransferase, with the translated sequence MNTKAATISQPLARSRHFAAQNQPSFRAIARPLIDIVVPVLNEEKILQKSITTLDEYMAKHLPYRYQITIADNGSQDKTLEIANNLAKKHQSVRVVSLVERGRGRALKQVWQNSPADILTYMDVDLSTSLDDFLPMIQPLVAGEAGVAIGSRLMKDSRTSRGVKREFISRCYNNIIKWTSGTKFSDAQCGFKAIRRDVAAKFLPKIKDNEWFFDTELLIKTERAGVPIHEQPVTWIEDTDSRVKIVKTAVDDLKGLYRVNRELDKRSWLEKWTLPVLLALTGALYLFGALHNGMANSYYAAAVQAASRDWTAWLFGGLDAANYVSVDKPPLATMVMGLSARLFGFSSFSMLLPSVLAGVGSVWLVYAAVKRQFGFTSAVIAGATLMLTPVAALMFGFNNPDAILTLMLTASGYAFLRSLEGKRPLLWLGLAGLFTGLAFNTKMLQGLMVLPAMVLVYVVFAKPPIVTRFLHVMFAGVIAMMSTLWWSVLVWLTPAGSRPWVGSTNDNNIWSLIFGYNGFGRLLGGRGGGGGPGGTPPSGGMGGTAMNTAGSGTNVASQTIAAQTATDGIGMGGGPGGPGGGHGPGGTGFGGQTGIFRIFNNDFGPNIAWLLVLALAGGGLLLWILRKTPRTNRGRAAVMFWMLWLLIHVVIFSMTSGVIHPYYVVVMAPAVAALVGISLPFLWGAYVRRKPYAWLLPVLVGMTAIIAVIILGYAGTMTWLMWTVGLLGIVGMIGLLINLYTPRRWLQNLAIITALAACTLAPTVYTLATVNVAHTGSIPTAGPSSTAMQGSNNETSQADSQLVQYLLRHQHGATWLVAVASANESAAIQLTSGQPVMAVGGFNGSDTPLTLEQFKQLVKAGKVNYYAISSHGRGGGPGGGNNEITAWVKQTGTVVNYGGSDVTLYKLSAT